In Tiliqua scincoides isolate rTilSci1 chromosome 1, rTilSci1.hap2, whole genome shotgun sequence, the following are encoded in one genomic region:
- the SCAF8 gene encoding SR-related and CTD-associated factor 8 isoform X1, producing MEAVKAFNSELYSLNDYKPPISKAKMTQITKAAIKAIKFYKHVVQSVEKFIQKCKPEYKVPGLYVIDSIVRQSRHQFGQEKDVFAPRFSNNIVSTFQNLYRCPGDDKSKIVRVLNLWQKNNVFKSEIIQPLLDMAAGIPPPVVTPVLPGTTATMSNNTPGTPVTPATPANVVQSLPDPWVSQITNTDTLAAVAQILQSPQGQQLQQLIQTLQMQQQKPQPSLLQALDAGLVVQLQALTAQLTAAAAAANTLNPLEQGVSFNKKLMDRFGDFGEESDVNEEPKKETPTSQLPLVSESVNNSLFHQLAEQLQQQNLEHLRQQLLEQQPPKASPEETQEGNFGSEHSASPSQDSSHQQFLEVEPTLDNSMDVQQQDMDIDEGQEAVEQEVFEQEEKKTAVPSRSRTRSRSRSRSPRKRRSRSRSGSRKRKHRKRSRSRSRERKRKSSRSYSSERRAREREKERQKKGLPPIRSKTLSVCSTTLWVGQVDKKATQQDLTNLFEEFGQIESINMIPPRGCAYVCMVHRQDAYRALQKLSSGSYKIGSKIIKIAWALNKGVKTEYKQFWDVDLGVSYIPWEKVKLDDLDGFAEGGMIDQETVNSEWETVRSSETVKEPVQTTQSTTVDKTTAVTTQTETYTQSVAMLQIPVAPAVPTVSLVPPAFPVTMPVPPPGYSTIPPPPFLRASFNPSQPPPGYMPPPVPPPVPPPVVPSAVPTSLVQPSLSITQESLKDLPFSSLVLPIGTVSSSLTTPTLSAGSVFTSLSSSKSEMDEKGSHLSDLQISSSENRTVQDDVSSSSGLIGGVQPPSISTSSGLLGGVQPPSVSSSSGHVQPPSVSSSSGLLSRVQPPNASSSSGLLTGVQPPSVSSSSSLLTGLQPMSVSSSSSLLMALQPPIVSSSSGLLTGVQPPIVSNNSGILGLPPPIVSSSSGLLGVPPPNISSSSGLLGLQPPTGIQNLHHLTIAGQRLPGMPLVDLRSGLMPQPPGPRFPLLQPGMPPQRNIPPPAILDPSLPPPRAPFIPGDLFNQTERPFGTAGRQNTDSISNPDKRLPLGDDSIQQEGDRDYRFPPVENRENLNRPSVDIRDSVGRPPLDPREILGRPPVDGREHLGRSHMDLRENFGRPGMENLGRRENFAFNSEKHWGQRGDYDEREHHAFPAYGGLKGFQEDRERFRQNNYRFDTRSVPSWNRGMEQDSHRDFDDRRRPWERQRDRDDRDFNFGREINGNRFGRERIQNNWIPPPHPRSFEYFEGGTSQQKADSVPQVNGENTETESQPPAVQVEDELELYEKLTTSSDIKNEKSDTEAELESEPVVESTETEGT from the exons TGTAAACCAGAATACAAGGTACCTGGTTTATATGTCATTGACTCCATTGTTCGGCAGTCCCGACATCAGTTTGGACAAGAAAAGGATGTGTTTGCTCCTAGATTTAGCAATAACATCGTTAGCACTTTCCAGAATTTATACCGTTGCCCTGGGGATGACAAG AGTAAAATTGTCAGAGTACTAAATCTGTGGCAGAAAAATAATGTGTTTAAAAGTGAAATTATCCAGCCTTTACTGGACATGGCAGCAGGAATTCCTCCTCCGGTTGTGACCCCCGTCTTGCCTGGGACAACAGCTACTATGAGTAATAATACACCAG GAACTCCTGTGACACCTGCTACACCAGCCAATGTGGTCCAAAGTTTACCTGATCCTTGGGTGTCACAGATAACAAATACAGACACCCTTGCTGCTGTAGCACAAATCCTGCAGAGTCCACAAGGTCAACAG CTCCAGCAGTTAATACAAACACTGCAGATGCAACAGCAGAAGCCACAGCCATCACTACTTCAAGCGTTGGATGCCGGTCTTGTTGTTCAATTACAAGCCCTCACAGCTCAACttactgctgctgccgctgctgccaatACCCTTAATCCACTAGAACAGGGAGTCTCTTTTAACAAG AAGCTGATGGACAGGTTTGGAGATTTTGGGGAAGAATCTGATGTTAATGAAGAACCTAAAAAAGAAACTCCAACTTCACAACT GCCTCTTGTATCTGAATCTGTGAACAACTCACTTTTTCATCAACTAGCGGAACAATTGCAGCAACAAAACTTAGAACACCTTCGCCAGCAGCTTCTGGAGCAGCAGCCTCCAAAG GCAAGCCCTGAGGAAACTCAAGAAGGAAATTTTGGTTCTGAGCATTCAGCATCACCCTCACAAGACAGTAGCCACCAGCAGTTTCTAGAAGTGGAACCTACCCTTGATAATTCTATGGATGTTCAACAACAG GACATGGATATAGATGAAGGACAAGAAGCAGTTGAACAAGAAGTCTTTGagcaagaagaaaagaaaacagcCGTTCCTTCAAGATCAAGAACACGCTCAAGATCTCGTTCAAG GTCTCCCAGAAAAAGAAGATCCAGATCACGATCTGGCTCTCGCAAGCGTAAACATAGAAAACGTTCACGCTCAAGATCAAGAGAACGGAAGAGAAAGTCCTCAAGGTCATACTCCAGTGAAAGAAGAGcaagagaaagggaaaaagaacGACAGAAGAAAGGTTTACCTCCCATACGATCCAAAACACTAAGTG tgtgcagtACTACTCTTTGGGTTGGACAAGTAGACAAGAAAGCCACGCAGCAAGACTTAACCAATTTGTTTGAAGAATTTGGACAAATAGAATCAATAAAT ATGATTCCTCCCAGAGGTTGTGCTTATGTCTGCATGGTTCATAGACAAGATGCCTACCGTGCTCTGCAGAAGCTAAGCTCTGGCTCATACAAGATTGGATCTAAAATTATTAAG attGCGTGGGCTTTAAATAAAGGTGTGAAAACTGAATATAAACAATTCTGGGATGTGGATCTTGGAGTTTCATATATACCTTGGGAAAAAGTTAAATTGGATGATTTAGATGGCTTTGCAGAAGGAGGCATGATTGACCAGGAGACTGTAAATAGTG AATGGGAAACTGTAAGAAGCTCAGAAACTGTAAAAGAGCCTGTGCAAACAACCCAAAGTACAACTGTTGACAAGACAACAGCCGTCACAACACAAACAGAAACTTACACACAGTCTGTTGCTATGTTACAG ATTCCTGTAGCTCCAGCTGTACCAACTGTCAGTTTAGTTCCACCAGCATTTCCAGTTACAATGCCTGTCCCTCCTCCTGGCTATAGtactattcctccccctccttttttgagAGCAAGTTTCAATCCGTCACAACCACCTCCTG GCTATATGCCGCCTCCAGTTCCGCCTCCAGTTCCGCCTCCTGTTGTTCCATCAGCAGTCCCAACAT ctCTTGTACAGCCTTCACTATCAATTACTCAAGAGTCATTGAAAGATCTTCCTTTTAGCAGCCTTGTTCTACCAATTGGTACAGTGTCTAGTAGTCTCACCACCCCAACATTATCCGCTGGAAGTGTTTTTACTTCTCTTTCAAGTAGCAAGTCAGAAATGGATGAAAAAGGGTCCCACCTTTCAGACCTTCAGATTTCATCTAGTGAAAATAGAACTG TTCAAGATGATGTTTCAAGCAGTTCTGGACTTATTGGGGGAGTGCAGCCACCCAGCATCTCAACCAGTTCCGGGCTTTTAGGGGGAGTGCAACCACCCAGTGTCTCAAGTAgctctgggcatgtgcagccaCCCAGTGTCTCAAGCAGCTCTGGACTTTTGTCAAGAGTTCAGCCGCCTaatgcttcaagcagctctgGACTTCTGACCGGTGTTCAGCCTCCAAGTGTCTCAAGCAGCTCCAGCCTTCTGACAGGGCTCCAGCCCATGAGTGTGTCAAGTAGCTCCAGCCTTCTCATGGCACTCCAGCCACCCATAGTGTCAAGTAGCTCTGGGCTTTTGACAGGAGTCCAACCACCCATTGTATCAAACAACTCTGGGATTCTAGGATTGCCACCACCAATTGTCTCAAGTAGTTCTGGACTATTAGGAGTGCCACCACCGAATATTTCAAGTAGTTCTGGGCTTCTAGGGCTACAGCCACCCACTGGGATTCAAAATTTACACCATTTAACTATTGCTGGTCAAAGGTTGCCTGGAATGCCTCTTGTAGATCTTCGCTCAGGACTAATGCCACAGCCACCTGGGCCAAGATTTCCACTACTACAGCCTGGAATGCCACCACAGCGTAATATTCCTCCTCCAGCAATCCTTGACCCATCCCTTCCTCCACCAAGAGCTCCTTTTATTCCAGGAGATCTTTTTAATCAAACAGAAAGGCCATTTGGAACTGCTGGTAGACAAAACACTGATAGCATTTCTAATCCTGATAAAAGGTTGCCTCTTGGAGATGACAGCATTCAGCAAGAAGGAGATAGAGATTATCGCTTTCCTCCAGTGGAGAATAGAGAGAACCTTAATCGACCTTCAGTTGATATTAGGGATTCTGTTGGAAGGCCACCGCTAGATCCACGAGAGATTCTAGGAAGACCTCCTGTAGATGGAAGAGAACATCTTGGCAGGTCACATATGGATTTAAGAGAGAACTTTGGAAGACCAGGTATGGAAAACCTTGGTCGGAGAGAGAATTTTGCTTTCAATTCAGAGAAGCATTGGGGACAAAGAGGAGATTATGATGAAAGAGAACATCATGCCTTTCCTGCATATGGTGGTCTTAAAGGCTTCCAGGAAGATAGAGAGCGGTTTAGACAGAATAATTACAGGTTTGATACTCGAAGCGTTCCTAGCTGGAACAGGGGAATGGAACAGGATTCTCACAGAGACTTTGATGACCGCCGTAGACCCTGGGAAAGACAGAGGGACAGAGATGACAGAGATTTTAATTTTGGCAGAGAAAttaatgggaacagatttgggaGAGAGAGAATACAGAACAACTGGATACCTCCTCCACACCCAAGATCATTTGAATATTTTGAAGGGGGCACTTCTCAACAAAAAGCTGACAGTGTGCCCCAAGTTAATGGTGAAAACACAGAGACAGAAAGTCAGCCACCTGCTGTGCAAGTAGAGGATGAATTGGAACTCTATGAAAAGCTGACAACTTCAAGTGATATTAAAAACGAGAAGAGTGACACAGAAGCTGAATTAGAAAGTGAACCAGTGGTAGAAAGCACAGAAACTGAGGGGACATAA
- the SCAF8 gene encoding SR-related and CTD-associated factor 8 isoform X2 has product MEAVKAFNSELYSLNDYKPPISKAKMTQITKAAIKAIKFYKHVVQSVEKFIQKCKPEYKVPGLYVIDSIVRQSRHQFGQEKDVFAPRFSNNIVSTFQNLYRCPGDDKSKIVRVLNLWQKNNVFKSEIIQPLLDMAAGIPPPVVTPVLPGTTATMSNNTPGTPVTPATPANVVQSLPDPWVSQITNTDTLAAVAQILQSPQGQQLQQLIQTLQMQQQKPQPSLLQALDAGLVVQLQALTAQLTAAAAAANTLNPLEQGVSFNKLMDRFGDFGEESDVNEEPKKETPTSQLPLVSESVNNSLFHQLAEQLQQQNLEHLRQQLLEQQPPKASPEETQEGNFGSEHSASPSQDSSHQQFLEVEPTLDNSMDVQQQDMDIDEGQEAVEQEVFEQEEKKTAVPSRSRTRSRSRSRSPRKRRSRSRSGSRKRKHRKRSRSRSRERKRKSSRSYSSERRAREREKERQKKGLPPIRSKTLSVCSTTLWVGQVDKKATQQDLTNLFEEFGQIESINMIPPRGCAYVCMVHRQDAYRALQKLSSGSYKIGSKIIKIAWALNKGVKTEYKQFWDVDLGVSYIPWEKVKLDDLDGFAEGGMIDQETVNSEWETVRSSETVKEPVQTTQSTTVDKTTAVTTQTETYTQSVAMLQIPVAPAVPTVSLVPPAFPVTMPVPPPGYSTIPPPPFLRASFNPSQPPPGYMPPPVPPPVPPPVVPSAVPTSLVQPSLSITQESLKDLPFSSLVLPIGTVSSSLTTPTLSAGSVFTSLSSSKSEMDEKGSHLSDLQISSSENRTVQDDVSSSSGLIGGVQPPSISTSSGLLGGVQPPSVSSSSGHVQPPSVSSSSGLLSRVQPPNASSSSGLLTGVQPPSVSSSSSLLTGLQPMSVSSSSSLLMALQPPIVSSSSGLLTGVQPPIVSNNSGILGLPPPIVSSSSGLLGVPPPNISSSSGLLGLQPPTGIQNLHHLTIAGQRLPGMPLVDLRSGLMPQPPGPRFPLLQPGMPPQRNIPPPAILDPSLPPPRAPFIPGDLFNQTERPFGTAGRQNTDSISNPDKRLPLGDDSIQQEGDRDYRFPPVENRENLNRPSVDIRDSVGRPPLDPREILGRPPVDGREHLGRSHMDLRENFGRPGMENLGRRENFAFNSEKHWGQRGDYDEREHHAFPAYGGLKGFQEDRERFRQNNYRFDTRSVPSWNRGMEQDSHRDFDDRRRPWERQRDRDDRDFNFGREINGNRFGRERIQNNWIPPPHPRSFEYFEGGTSQQKADSVPQVNGENTETESQPPAVQVEDELELYEKLTTSSDIKNEKSDTEAELESEPVVESTETEGT; this is encoded by the exons TGTAAACCAGAATACAAGGTACCTGGTTTATATGTCATTGACTCCATTGTTCGGCAGTCCCGACATCAGTTTGGACAAGAAAAGGATGTGTTTGCTCCTAGATTTAGCAATAACATCGTTAGCACTTTCCAGAATTTATACCGTTGCCCTGGGGATGACAAG AGTAAAATTGTCAGAGTACTAAATCTGTGGCAGAAAAATAATGTGTTTAAAAGTGAAATTATCCAGCCTTTACTGGACATGGCAGCAGGAATTCCTCCTCCGGTTGTGACCCCCGTCTTGCCTGGGACAACAGCTACTATGAGTAATAATACACCAG GAACTCCTGTGACACCTGCTACACCAGCCAATGTGGTCCAAAGTTTACCTGATCCTTGGGTGTCACAGATAACAAATACAGACACCCTTGCTGCTGTAGCACAAATCCTGCAGAGTCCACAAGGTCAACAG CTCCAGCAGTTAATACAAACACTGCAGATGCAACAGCAGAAGCCACAGCCATCACTACTTCAAGCGTTGGATGCCGGTCTTGTTGTTCAATTACAAGCCCTCACAGCTCAACttactgctgctgccgctgctgccaatACCCTTAATCCACTAGAACAGGGAGTCTCTTTTAACAAG CTGATGGACAGGTTTGGAGATTTTGGGGAAGAATCTGATGTTAATGAAGAACCTAAAAAAGAAACTCCAACTTCACAACT GCCTCTTGTATCTGAATCTGTGAACAACTCACTTTTTCATCAACTAGCGGAACAATTGCAGCAACAAAACTTAGAACACCTTCGCCAGCAGCTTCTGGAGCAGCAGCCTCCAAAG GCAAGCCCTGAGGAAACTCAAGAAGGAAATTTTGGTTCTGAGCATTCAGCATCACCCTCACAAGACAGTAGCCACCAGCAGTTTCTAGAAGTGGAACCTACCCTTGATAATTCTATGGATGTTCAACAACAG GACATGGATATAGATGAAGGACAAGAAGCAGTTGAACAAGAAGTCTTTGagcaagaagaaaagaaaacagcCGTTCCTTCAAGATCAAGAACACGCTCAAGATCTCGTTCAAG GTCTCCCAGAAAAAGAAGATCCAGATCACGATCTGGCTCTCGCAAGCGTAAACATAGAAAACGTTCACGCTCAAGATCAAGAGAACGGAAGAGAAAGTCCTCAAGGTCATACTCCAGTGAAAGAAGAGcaagagaaagggaaaaagaacGACAGAAGAAAGGTTTACCTCCCATACGATCCAAAACACTAAGTG tgtgcagtACTACTCTTTGGGTTGGACAAGTAGACAAGAAAGCCACGCAGCAAGACTTAACCAATTTGTTTGAAGAATTTGGACAAATAGAATCAATAAAT ATGATTCCTCCCAGAGGTTGTGCTTATGTCTGCATGGTTCATAGACAAGATGCCTACCGTGCTCTGCAGAAGCTAAGCTCTGGCTCATACAAGATTGGATCTAAAATTATTAAG attGCGTGGGCTTTAAATAAAGGTGTGAAAACTGAATATAAACAATTCTGGGATGTGGATCTTGGAGTTTCATATATACCTTGGGAAAAAGTTAAATTGGATGATTTAGATGGCTTTGCAGAAGGAGGCATGATTGACCAGGAGACTGTAAATAGTG AATGGGAAACTGTAAGAAGCTCAGAAACTGTAAAAGAGCCTGTGCAAACAACCCAAAGTACAACTGTTGACAAGACAACAGCCGTCACAACACAAACAGAAACTTACACACAGTCTGTTGCTATGTTACAG ATTCCTGTAGCTCCAGCTGTACCAACTGTCAGTTTAGTTCCACCAGCATTTCCAGTTACAATGCCTGTCCCTCCTCCTGGCTATAGtactattcctccccctccttttttgagAGCAAGTTTCAATCCGTCACAACCACCTCCTG GCTATATGCCGCCTCCAGTTCCGCCTCCAGTTCCGCCTCCTGTTGTTCCATCAGCAGTCCCAACAT ctCTTGTACAGCCTTCACTATCAATTACTCAAGAGTCATTGAAAGATCTTCCTTTTAGCAGCCTTGTTCTACCAATTGGTACAGTGTCTAGTAGTCTCACCACCCCAACATTATCCGCTGGAAGTGTTTTTACTTCTCTTTCAAGTAGCAAGTCAGAAATGGATGAAAAAGGGTCCCACCTTTCAGACCTTCAGATTTCATCTAGTGAAAATAGAACTG TTCAAGATGATGTTTCAAGCAGTTCTGGACTTATTGGGGGAGTGCAGCCACCCAGCATCTCAACCAGTTCCGGGCTTTTAGGGGGAGTGCAACCACCCAGTGTCTCAAGTAgctctgggcatgtgcagccaCCCAGTGTCTCAAGCAGCTCTGGACTTTTGTCAAGAGTTCAGCCGCCTaatgcttcaagcagctctgGACTTCTGACCGGTGTTCAGCCTCCAAGTGTCTCAAGCAGCTCCAGCCTTCTGACAGGGCTCCAGCCCATGAGTGTGTCAAGTAGCTCCAGCCTTCTCATGGCACTCCAGCCACCCATAGTGTCAAGTAGCTCTGGGCTTTTGACAGGAGTCCAACCACCCATTGTATCAAACAACTCTGGGATTCTAGGATTGCCACCACCAATTGTCTCAAGTAGTTCTGGACTATTAGGAGTGCCACCACCGAATATTTCAAGTAGTTCTGGGCTTCTAGGGCTACAGCCACCCACTGGGATTCAAAATTTACACCATTTAACTATTGCTGGTCAAAGGTTGCCTGGAATGCCTCTTGTAGATCTTCGCTCAGGACTAATGCCACAGCCACCTGGGCCAAGATTTCCACTACTACAGCCTGGAATGCCACCACAGCGTAATATTCCTCCTCCAGCAATCCTTGACCCATCCCTTCCTCCACCAAGAGCTCCTTTTATTCCAGGAGATCTTTTTAATCAAACAGAAAGGCCATTTGGAACTGCTGGTAGACAAAACACTGATAGCATTTCTAATCCTGATAAAAGGTTGCCTCTTGGAGATGACAGCATTCAGCAAGAAGGAGATAGAGATTATCGCTTTCCTCCAGTGGAGAATAGAGAGAACCTTAATCGACCTTCAGTTGATATTAGGGATTCTGTTGGAAGGCCACCGCTAGATCCACGAGAGATTCTAGGAAGACCTCCTGTAGATGGAAGAGAACATCTTGGCAGGTCACATATGGATTTAAGAGAGAACTTTGGAAGACCAGGTATGGAAAACCTTGGTCGGAGAGAGAATTTTGCTTTCAATTCAGAGAAGCATTGGGGACAAAGAGGAGATTATGATGAAAGAGAACATCATGCCTTTCCTGCATATGGTGGTCTTAAAGGCTTCCAGGAAGATAGAGAGCGGTTTAGACAGAATAATTACAGGTTTGATACTCGAAGCGTTCCTAGCTGGAACAGGGGAATGGAACAGGATTCTCACAGAGACTTTGATGACCGCCGTAGACCCTGGGAAAGACAGAGGGACAGAGATGACAGAGATTTTAATTTTGGCAGAGAAAttaatgggaacagatttgggaGAGAGAGAATACAGAACAACTGGATACCTCCTCCACACCCAAGATCATTTGAATATTTTGAAGGGGGCACTTCTCAACAAAAAGCTGACAGTGTGCCCCAAGTTAATGGTGAAAACACAGAGACAGAAAGTCAGCCACCTGCTGTGCAAGTAGAGGATGAATTGGAACTCTATGAAAAGCTGACAACTTCAAGTGATATTAAAAACGAGAAGAGTGACACAGAAGCTGAATTAGAAAGTGAACCAGTGGTAGAAAGCACAGAAACTGAGGGGACATAA